One Campylobacterota bacterium DNA segment encodes these proteins:
- a CDS encoding LexA family transcriptional regulator has product MKTFNEIVETIKDIVSSEFPDKKVFDKDIAELLEISQMNFATMKKRNKIPFNELLDFCAKRSIAINWLLYNQSPESLIEPTNRFYMVRYFSSVNASAGGGAENDELDFEPLMLEENFVMSLGGEGELRHIEAINVTGDSMEPSFSYNDIVFINRSKTDVSRGGIFTIRTEHGLFIKRIQVRLDGKLDIISDNKDYPTYVARRDEVEIIGRVVGRFGGVE; this is encoded by the coding sequence ATGAAAACGTTTAATGAAATCGTCGAAACGATCAAAGACATCGTCTCTTCCGAATTTCCCGATAAAAAGGTTTTTGACAAAGACATCGCCGAGTTGCTCGAGATTTCGCAGATGAACTTTGCGACCATGAAAAAGCGCAACAAGATCCCATTTAACGAGCTGCTCGATTTCTGCGCCAAACGTTCGATCGCGATCAACTGGCTTCTCTACAACCAGTCCCCCGAAAGCCTGATCGAACCGACGAACCGTTTTTATATGGTCCGTTATTTTTCTTCGGTCAACGCTTCGGCCGGCGGGGGAGCCGAAAACGACGAACTCGATTTCGAGCCGCTCATGCTGGAAGAAAATTTCGTTATGTCGCTCGGCGGAGAAGGGGAGCTGCGTCATATCGAAGCGATCAACGTAACGGGCGATTCGATGGAGCCCTCTTTCAGTTATAACGATATCGTGTTCATCAACCGTTCCAAAACCGACGTCAGCCGGGGCGGTATCTTTACGATTCGTACCGAACACGGCCTTTTTATCAAAAGGATACAAGTTCGTCTTGATGGAAAACTCGATATTATTTCGGATAATAAAGACTATCCCACCTACGTCGCCCGCCGTGACGAAGTCGAAATCATCGGCAGAGTCGTCGGGCGTTTCGGAGGGGTGGAATAA